A single genomic interval of Terriglobus albidus harbors:
- a CDS encoding carboxypeptidase regulatory-like domain-containing protein: MQSHIEGVARRVQAPRVQRILPLFLILAILLTFAPLSQGQSSSGRLSGMVTDPTGAVVANAAVTATNTETGFARRAQTSEGGQFVLDALPIGSYTLDIQADGFQTAHLVGLTISADSILRQDAKLVVGSSMQRVEVTTAPPLVDTSTSSMGEQLAPKQIQALPLNGRIFSQLVQTVPGSVAAGFGAAPESASGVGAQTSITASVNGMPWGGTTYTLDGVSNMELLNAFMNVVPPLDAIQEVKISTSNAAATVGTYGGAQVNAIIKSGTNAWHGSAFEFYRGDALNATRWEAKTKAPYKANQFGGSFGGPILKDRLFFFADYQGIFLNNGVSYNLTVPTSLMKQGYFLTSQFGPIYDPQTKAPFPIVNSPGGPAYQIPTNRFDSVAAKMVADNSIWPGANIANANINNFNANVTETDRLHTADIKVDYQLQNGDRIFARESYQHRDLTAPSPGTRFIQINDVNSNPRDHNAAIGYDHTFSARRINSLRLGFNRFYTVDSGNDINSNTNQTLGIPNSVYANYPATTGIANFNFGGGNTNVATTGSQGWTNAHRITNVYQLTDNFTQVFGAHTVVVGGDYRRLQASLTNADRNQSGEFDFSPDYTSSCTNQPGCSSPTGGDKFASFLLGNPSQISRGFVNASPATRANLLALYGQDDWHLSQSLTLNLALRWDLITPPIDKANRQANFNLGNGLLDVARDGNRAPNVDTYYGGFSPRVGFAYTPNHGSTVVHGAYGITHFPGNFGGMGGALERNYPFFQQFVVNPAVQYTPSLTISGTGLPALTNPVISNNTVAPPANTSVTNMPRNFQVDVATAWNFGVQQQLTSTSAISLTYVGTKGTHLYRGRNIDVAQPGAGSLTSRRIYAGIAPQLSDIEYRASDGKSLYHALQVEAKKTTSFGIEGRVSYTWSKEIDNTSIWNPLVDSLNYGRGTNQAPDVPNNFIATAIYQLPFGRKHYLLGGVNGIGNAIVGGWQFATTTMVQSGTPLTFNAGFDNLNAGFTNRASITCSSLQPNRSLNAWFDKSCFTTPAPYVYGNSGYGRVRGPAYVNSDLSLSKSFDLAEKAKVQVQMDAFNLTNTPHYSNPRTSLSDGGFGRITGTNGNPRQLQLGAHLTF, encoded by the coding sequence ATGCAATCCCATATAGAAGGTGTAGCCCGACGGGTACAAGCCCCACGGGTGCAACGAATACTTCCGCTTTTCCTCATCCTTGCGATTCTCCTCACCTTTGCTCCACTCTCCCAGGGACAGTCCAGTTCGGGACGTCTCTCCGGGATGGTGACAGATCCGACTGGGGCAGTGGTTGCCAATGCCGCCGTCACGGCGACGAATACCGAGACCGGCTTCGCGCGCAGAGCGCAGACGTCGGAGGGTGGTCAGTTCGTTCTGGACGCTCTGCCCATCGGGTCCTACACGCTGGATATCCAGGCCGATGGATTTCAGACGGCACACCTTGTCGGTCTAACCATCTCTGCCGACAGCATTCTGCGGCAAGACGCAAAGCTGGTGGTCGGGTCGTCGATGCAGCGCGTCGAGGTGACGACGGCGCCTCCCCTGGTGGATACTTCGACCTCGTCGATGGGGGAGCAACTGGCGCCGAAGCAGATTCAAGCGCTGCCGCTGAACGGCCGCATCTTCTCGCAGCTGGTGCAGACCGTTCCGGGTTCGGTGGCCGCAGGCTTTGGCGCTGCGCCGGAGTCGGCTTCAGGCGTCGGCGCCCAGACCTCGATCACGGCCAGCGTCAACGGCATGCCATGGGGTGGCACGACCTACACCCTGGACGGCGTCTCGAATATGGAGCTGTTGAATGCATTTATGAACGTGGTGCCGCCGCTCGATGCTATCCAGGAGGTGAAGATCTCCACCAGTAACGCCGCAGCGACCGTAGGCACCTACGGCGGAGCCCAGGTGAACGCCATTATTAAGTCGGGCACGAATGCATGGCACGGCTCGGCGTTCGAGTTCTACCGCGGCGATGCGTTGAATGCCACCCGCTGGGAGGCAAAGACGAAGGCTCCGTATAAGGCAAATCAGTTCGGGGGATCCTTTGGCGGACCGATTCTTAAGGACCGTCTCTTCTTCTTCGCGGACTACCAGGGCATCTTCCTTAATAACGGAGTGAGCTATAACCTTACGGTGCCGACCTCGCTGATGAAGCAGGGCTACTTCCTCACCAGCCAGTTCGGGCCGATCTACGATCCGCAGACGAAGGCTCCGTTTCCGATTGTGAACTCGCCTGGCGGACCGGCGTATCAAATTCCAACCAACCGTTTCGATAGTGTTGCCGCGAAGATGGTGGCGGATAACAGCATCTGGCCTGGAGCCAACATCGCCAACGCCAACATCAACAACTTCAATGCCAACGTGACTGAGACAGATCGTCTGCACACGGCGGATATCAAGGTCGACTACCAGTTGCAGAACGGCGATCGCATCTTCGCCCGCGAATCGTATCAGCATCGCGACCTTACGGCTCCTTCGCCGGGAACACGGTTTATCCAGATCAATGATGTGAACTCCAATCCGCGCGACCATAACGCAGCCATCGGCTATGACCACACCTTCAGCGCTCGCAGAATCAACAGCCTCAGACTTGGGTTTAACCGCTTCTATACCGTCGATTCCGGCAATGACATCAACAGCAACACGAACCAGACGCTGGGGATTCCGAACAGTGTCTATGCCAACTATCCGGCAACGACCGGCATTGCCAACTTCAACTTCGGCGGTGGCAATACGAATGTTGCAACCACCGGATCGCAGGGATGGACCAATGCGCACCGCATCACCAACGTCTACCAGTTGACCGACAACTTTACCCAGGTCTTCGGGGCGCATACGGTGGTGGTTGGCGGAGACTATCGCCGCTTGCAGGCATCGCTTACCAACGCAGACCGTAACCAGTCCGGCGAGTTCGACTTCAGCCCCGACTACACCAGCAGTTGCACCAACCAGCCCGGCTGCTCCAGCCCGACGGGCGGAGACAAGTTCGCCTCCTTCCTGCTGGGCAATCCCTCGCAGATCTCGCGTGGATTTGTGAATGCATCCCCGGCGACGCGCGCTAACCTGTTGGCCCTGTATGGCCAGGATGACTGGCATCTATCGCAGAGCCTGACGCTGAACCTTGCGCTACGGTGGGACCTGATCACGCCGCCGATCGATAAGGCGAACCGCCAGGCAAACTTCAACCTGGGCAATGGACTGCTCGACGTTGCCCGCGACGGCAATCGCGCGCCGAATGTCGATACCTACTATGGTGGTTTCTCGCCGCGGGTCGGCTTTGCCTATACGCCGAACCACGGCAGCACCGTCGTTCACGGAGCGTATGGCATCACGCACTTCCCCGGTAACTTTGGCGGCATGGGTGGAGCCCTGGAGAGAAACTATCCGTTCTTCCAGCAGTTCGTCGTCAATCCGGCGGTGCAGTACACGCCGTCGCTGACTATTTCGGGTACAGGCCTGCCGGCTCTAACCAATCCGGTCATCAGCAACAATACGGTTGCGCCACCTGCGAATACATCGGTGACGAACATGCCGCGCAACTTCCAGGTGGACGTGGCGACGGCATGGAACTTCGGCGTGCAGCAGCAGCTGACGTCGACATCGGCGATCTCTTTGACGTATGTCGGCACCAAGGGAACGCATCTTTATCGCGGCCGCAATATCGATGTGGCGCAGCCCGGCGCCGGAAGTCTGACGTCGCGGCGTATCTACGCCGGTATCGCTCCACAGTTGAGCGATATCGAGTATCGCGCCTCCGACGGCAAGTCGCTCTATCATGCGCTTCAGGTCGAAGCGAAGAAGACGACCTCGTTTGGCATCGAAGGACGCGTCTCGTACACGTGGTCGAAGGAGATCGATAACACCAGCATCTGGAATCCGCTGGTCGACTCACTCAACTACGGTCGTGGCACCAACCAGGCGCCGGATGTTCCTAATAACTTCATTGCGACGGCGATCTACCAGTTGCCATTCGGCCGCAAACACTATCTGCTGGGTGGCGTGAACGGAATTGGGAATGCTATTGTCGGCGGATGGCAGTTTGCCACTACGACGATGGTGCAGTCGGGTACGCCGCTCACTTTCAACGCGGGCTTCGATAACTTGAATGCCGGATTCACCAACCGGGCATCGATCACCTGCAGCAGTCTGCAGCCGAACCGCTCTCTCAATGCGTGGTTCGATAAGAGCTGTTTCACAACACCGGCGCCCTATGTCTATGGCAACTCAGGTTATGGACGGGTACGTGGACCGGCCTATGTAAACTCCGATCTGTCGCTGTCAAAGAGCTTCGATCTCGCGGAGAAGGCAAAGGTGCAGGTCCAGATGGATGCCTTCAACCTGACGAACACTCCTCACTACTCCAACCCGAGGACCAGCTTGAGCGATGGTGGCTTCGGAAGAATTACCGGAACCAATGGCAACCCGCGGCAACTGCAACTGGGTGCTCATCTTACGTTCTAA
- a CDS encoding LysR family transcriptional regulator → MFPIVDNHWIRTHDQGMADLNYMRWFTVIVEEGSFTRAASRLGLTKSAVSKGIAELETHLGTRLLQRTTRRVTPTAAGRALYENVSEAIQKLELAELDVSGRSRKAGGLLRVAAPVTFTRAFLHAVIPQFLSTYPDVQLQLIPISGQYDPVQVDADLLIQTGPLADSSAGFAKLGSVPQGIFASKEFRARHGRFERPEELEGLVSAGISGKPGPTVWELTRNKERVWVKVLARLIVPDPVLHLAFASAGLGVVIAPAFLANELTGRGKLVALLPDWSPPEVPLFGLYPERTRPSVNVSLFLEVVRRHLKELRLQG, encoded by the coding sequence TTGTTTCCAATAGTTGACAATCACTGGATCCGGACACATGATCAGGGCATGGCCGATCTGAACTACATGCGCTGGTTCACCGTGATCGTGGAGGAGGGAAGTTTCACCCGTGCCGCTTCCCGGCTGGGTTTGACCAAGAGCGCGGTCAGCAAAGGTATCGCCGAGTTGGAGACGCATCTGGGGACGCGCCTGTTGCAGCGTACGACCCGCCGTGTGACGCCCACGGCGGCCGGCCGGGCTTTGTATGAGAACGTATCCGAGGCTATTCAGAAACTGGAGCTTGCGGAGCTGGACGTGAGTGGACGATCACGAAAGGCGGGCGGGCTGCTTCGAGTCGCCGCGCCGGTTACGTTTACACGCGCATTTCTTCATGCCGTGATTCCACAGTTCCTGTCGACGTATCCAGATGTCCAACTACAACTGATTCCGATCTCGGGTCAGTACGATCCCGTGCAGGTGGATGCAGATCTGCTGATCCAGACGGGGCCGCTCGCCGACTCCTCCGCGGGATTTGCGAAGCTTGGATCGGTGCCGCAAGGAATCTTTGCGTCAAAAGAGTTCCGCGCCAGGCACGGCCGCTTCGAACGGCCGGAAGAGTTAGAGGGGCTGGTCAGCGCAGGGATATCCGGTAAGCCGGGCCCTACGGTATGGGAGCTGACTCGGAACAAAGAGAGAGTGTGGGTCAAGGTGCTGGCCCGTTTGATAGTGCCTGACCCAGTCCTGCATCTGGCGTTCGCATCCGCGGGCCTTGGTGTGGTGATCGCACCTGCTTTTCTGGCGAACGAGCTTACCGGGAGAGGAAAGCTCGTCGCGCTGCTCCCGGATTGGTCTCCGCCGGAGGTGCCGCTGTTCGGCCTCTATCCGGAGCGGACTCGTCCATCGGTAAACGTCAGCTTGTTTCTGGAGGTTGTGCGACGGCATCTGAAGGAACTGCGCCTTCAGGGGTGA
- a CDS encoding amidohydrolase family protein, giving the protein MIINRRRFLQISSSSAAISLVPSALGKITQPQQPIIDVHLHAYPDDQPIPAAVNPATGKAVQLKDGAAHRAACLAEMKRLNIVKAVVSGGDGDRLAAAYSWCNAEPSKIIAGAGVRGSADTPLPELNVLRSAFKDGRLRVLGEVTTQYAGITLDDPKYAAYLALAEELDIPVALHTGTMPPGMSFDPCCRTARARLGDPILVEEALNRYPKLRLNLMHAGWPYLDDTISTLFHYPQVNADLGAIDWLLPRAEFYHYLQALMRAGFGKRLMFGTDQMYWPEGIAMAVDAVESAPFLSAIEKRDIFYNNAAKFYRLG; this is encoded by the coding sequence ATGATCATTAACCGCCGGCGATTTCTGCAGATCAGCTCAAGCTCGGCAGCTATCAGCCTGGTTCCTTCTGCCCTGGGAAAGATCACGCAGCCACAACAACCCATCATCGACGTGCACCTGCACGCCTATCCGGACGACCAGCCTATCCCTGCCGCGGTTAACCCTGCTACCGGCAAGGCCGTACAGCTCAAGGATGGAGCGGCTCACCGTGCTGCCTGTCTGGCTGAGATGAAACGCCTGAACATCGTTAAGGCAGTTGTTAGCGGAGGAGACGGCGATCGCCTTGCCGCTGCTTATTCCTGGTGCAACGCGGAGCCGAGCAAGATCATTGCCGGCGCCGGCGTACGTGGCTCCGCGGATACTCCCCTGCCGGAGCTGAATGTACTCCGCAGTGCGTTCAAGGACGGTCGCCTGCGCGTGCTGGGCGAAGTCACTACACAGTACGCGGGAATTACGCTCGACGATCCCAAGTACGCTGCCTATCTGGCACTGGCTGAAGAGCTGGATATCCCGGTGGCGCTGCATACCGGAACGATGCCCCCGGGAATGTCCTTCGATCCGTGCTGCCGCACCGCTCGTGCACGCCTCGGCGATCCCATTCTGGTGGAAGAGGCGCTAAACCGCTATCCCAAGCTTCGGCTGAACCTGATGCATGCGGGCTGGCCGTATCTCGATGACACCATCTCCACCTTATTTCACTATCCGCAGGTCAACGCTGATCTAGGCGCGATCGACTGGCTGCTGCCGCGGGCGGAGTTCTACCACTACCTGCAGGCGCTGATGCGAGCCGGTTTCGGCAAGCGGCTGATGTTCGGCACGGATCAGATGTATTGGCCAGAGGGTATTGCCATGGCGGTAGATGCGGTAGAGTCTGCTCCGTTTCTCAGTGCAATCGAGAAACGGGATATCTTCTATAACAATGCTGCCAAGTTCTATCGGTTGGGTTGA
- a CDS encoding cytochrome P450 produces MPLTETTLKGLPFLGSAIPLSRDALSLFTTSLQDADRVRMRVFGRTVLLLSHPQDIEEVLVRRRDEYGRSAEILKLQPIFGKGLLASDGDLWRKQRSLLQPNFGHAALKEYAAQMHKTIARLMGTWNDDAVLDVHPAMMQYTREVICAVLFGDPVAGEQQQLGEAVTTVFGDLRSEILYLPLWRRLPFKRSRSWNQAVAVLDRSIRTAIGQRRNLPPSGSDLLDLLMHASTADGYTMSDEQLRDEILTFFLAGHETAALGLTWALHLLAQHPAVQQKVTEEVTALLNDGGSLAESFTKLPWTTAVVKEALRLYPPVWSMGRRAVANTELESAPVENGTDIWICVYRLHRDPRWYPDPHTFEPERWIDAPPPRSFTYLPFGIGPRVCIGQHFAMMESIIGLAAILSRFRVEATAKAAPEFSAWITLRPKTPIRLRLREFRDNTRG; encoded by the coding sequence ATGCCTTTGACCGAAACGACATTGAAGGGACTTCCCTTTCTCGGCTCTGCGATCCCGCTAAGCCGCGATGCCTTGTCTCTCTTCACCACGTCTTTGCAGGACGCGGACCGCGTTCGCATGCGCGTCTTCGGTCGCACCGTTCTGCTGCTGAGCCATCCGCAGGACATCGAAGAGGTGCTTGTACGCCGCCGGGACGAGTACGGGCGATCGGCGGAGATCCTGAAACTGCAACCAATCTTCGGCAAAGGACTGCTCGCCAGCGATGGAGATCTGTGGCGTAAGCAAAGGTCTCTGCTACAGCCGAACTTCGGGCACGCCGCCCTGAAGGAATATGCCGCGCAGATGCACAAGACTATCGCGAGGCTGATGGGCACGTGGAACGATGATGCCGTGCTCGATGTGCATCCCGCCATGATGCAGTACACCCGCGAGGTGATCTGCGCGGTACTCTTCGGCGATCCGGTTGCCGGAGAACAGCAGCAGCTTGGCGAGGCTGTCACCACCGTCTTCGGCGACCTGCGAAGCGAGATTCTCTATCTCCCGTTATGGAGAAGACTGCCATTCAAACGCAGCCGTTCCTGGAATCAGGCCGTCGCTGTTCTCGACCGCTCTATTCGAACCGCGATCGGCCAGCGGCGAAATCTGCCGCCATCGGGAAGCGACCTGCTTGACCTGCTGATGCATGCCAGCACGGCGGATGGCTACACCATGTCAGATGAGCAGTTGCGCGATGAGATTCTGACCTTCTTTCTTGCAGGCCACGAGACCGCCGCTCTCGGTCTGACCTGGGCACTGCATCTGCTGGCACAACATCCGGCGGTACAGCAGAAGGTGACTGAAGAAGTAACCGCACTTCTGAACGACGGCGGCTCTCTCGCTGAGTCCTTCACGAAGCTGCCATGGACAACGGCCGTGGTGAAAGAAGCACTACGTCTCTATCCGCCGGTATGGAGCATGGGACGAAGAGCGGTCGCGAATACCGAGCTCGAGAGTGCTCCGGTAGAGAACGGAACTGACATCTGGATCTGCGTCTATCGGCTTCATCGGGACCCGCGCTGGTATCCCGATCCGCATACCTTCGAACCGGAAAGATGGATCGACGCGCCGCCTCCCCGCAGCTTCACTTATCTTCCCTTCGGTATCGGACCACGGGTCTGTATCGGACAACACTTCGCGATGATGGAGTCCATCATCGGACTCGCCGCAATCCTCAGCAGGTTCCGGGTAGAAGCAACCGCCAAAGCAGCTCCGGAGTTCAGTGCATGGATTACACTTCGTCCGAAGACCCCGATCCGCCTTCGGCTGCGGGAGTTTCGGGATAATACTCGAGGATAA
- a CDS encoding pirin family protein, whose product MAVLTKLDRSMKRRHGSSAFGIDILYPGLVLEEDDSGIGAIGRIDQAWLQPGAFIAMHPHRNDEILTYLRSGRLQHRDSVGHVEELSNTRLMLMNAGHTFQHEERVPADGGALEALQIFIRPSEKDLEPVVQFHDFAAAFSENDWRLVAGPNEDAPLKFRAQVWVHDIRLTTGHTATLPPFPTGEVSRILYVFAGRIAVAGTILAAGESILLNDEDLQIAAQEDSDLVLFTTDPSAPVFKQGMFSGNIVGFDA is encoded by the coding sequence ATGGCTGTACTAACAAAACTCGACCGCTCGATGAAGCGTCGCCATGGATCGAGCGCTTTCGGAATCGACATTCTGTATCCCGGGCTTGTTCTCGAAGAAGACGATAGCGGCATTGGAGCCATTGGCCGGATCGACCAGGCATGGCTCCAGCCCGGTGCCTTCATTGCCATGCATCCGCATCGGAACGACGAGATTCTGACCTATCTACGGAGCGGACGGCTGCAACATCGTGACAGTGTCGGCCACGTGGAAGAACTCTCAAACACGCGCCTGATGCTGATGAACGCCGGCCACACCTTTCAACACGAAGAACGGGTGCCGGCAGATGGCGGTGCGTTAGAGGCGCTCCAGATCTTCATTCGTCCCAGCGAGAAGGACCTGGAGCCTGTCGTGCAGTTTCACGATTTCGCAGCGGCGTTCAGTGAAAATGACTGGCGGCTCGTCGCCGGACCGAATGAGGATGCGCCGCTCAAATTCCGGGCACAGGTCTGGGTCCATGACATTCGACTGACCACAGGACACACTGCAACACTTCCACCTTTCCCTACAGGCGAAGTCTCAAGAATCCTGTATGTTTTCGCGGGGCGAATTGCCGTTGCCGGAACTATCCTTGCAGCCGGTGAGAGCATCCTGCTCAACGACGAGGACCTCCAGATTGCGGCACAGGAAGACAGCGACCTGGTGCTCTTCACAACAGACCCGTCAGCACCTGTATTCAAGCAAGGTATGTTCAGCGGAAATATCGTTGGATTCGATGCCTGA
- a CDS encoding AtaL-like protein: MIYATATVPVNPAGEEPLTREQVWKGLVLKARNATQFLPPGFCDKCEVVQEGKDFIVREAIIFKESLTEIVTFEPMTKVSFHQFKGPREGVIVNELIDDAGGALHLRFYCLLGLRGITPDGPEEQQEKARMSSEDKGYKSALLSTLARTRTLVREGKI, translated from the coding sequence ATGATCTACGCAACCGCTACTGTACCCGTGAACCCCGCGGGAGAAGAACCACTCACCAGAGAGCAGGTATGGAAGGGACTCGTGTTGAAGGCGCGGAATGCGACCCAATTTCTGCCGCCCGGCTTCTGCGATAAGTGCGAGGTCGTTCAGGAAGGCAAAGATTTCATCGTGCGCGAAGCCATCATCTTTAAGGAGAGCCTGACCGAGATTGTCACCTTTGAGCCAATGACCAAGGTCTCATTCCATCAGTTCAAAGGGCCCCGGGAGGGCGTCATCGTCAACGAGCTGATCGACGATGCCGGTGGAGCGCTCCATCTGCGCTTCTATTGCCTGCTCGGCTTGAGAGGCATTACACCGGACGGCCCGGAGGAGCAGCAGGAGAAAGCTCGCATGAGCAGCGAGGACAAAGGTTATAAGAGCGCCCTGCTGTCGACGCTGGCGCGTACACGAACGCTGGTGAGAGAGGGAAAGATTTAG
- a CDS encoding DUF1801 domain-containing protein, with amino-acid sequence MAGNIEAKANGAAMKAEILRFDGAVERDPAIDAWMDEHRGELGSIAQAWFEVMRRCGDEVRELLHDGCPVVCLGDAPFGYVNVFTAHVNVGFFHGAALPDPARLLQGTGRFMRHVKLKPGMEANTSALNRLIEAAYADIKARVEHG; translated from the coding sequence ATGGCCGGTAATATTGAGGCGAAGGCGAATGGAGCAGCAATGAAGGCGGAGATACTACGATTCGATGGCGCCGTGGAACGCGATCCTGCCATCGATGCATGGATGGACGAACATCGCGGAGAGTTAGGTTCCATCGCACAGGCGTGGTTTGAAGTGATGCGGCGATGCGGGGACGAAGTGCGGGAGCTTCTGCATGACGGCTGTCCGGTTGTGTGTCTGGGCGACGCTCCCTTCGGCTACGTCAATGTCTTCACCGCCCACGTCAACGTTGGGTTCTTTCACGGCGCAGCCCTGCCAGATCCAGCGCGACTATTGCAAGGCACGGGTAGGTTCATGCGGCATGTGAAGCTGAAGCCAGGGATGGAAGCGAACACCAGTGCATTGAACAGGCTGATCGAGGCGGCGTATGCGGATATCAAGGCGCGCGTCGAACACGGTTAG
- a CDS encoding isochorismatase family protein codes for MQPFTSQNTVLLLIDHQVGTMQLIKNIDQELAKKQTVALAKMAKILNIPTVVTSSQEDHAQGPILPEIARILPEAYEARIKRPGVVNAWAYPAFKAAVEATGRKNLIMAGVTTDICLIFPAIDAATDGYGVQAVIDASGSPSDLSEEFARQRMHDAGVVLTATNTLIAELAQDWSTPHGQQLIGLLFSDVFPAIGAGMK; via the coding sequence ATGCAGCCCTTCACTTCGCAAAATACCGTTCTCCTCCTGATCGACCACCAGGTGGGGACCATGCAGCTCATCAAGAACATCGACCAGGAGCTCGCAAAGAAGCAAACCGTCGCCCTTGCCAAGATGGCAAAGATTCTCAACATTCCAACGGTCGTAACCTCAAGCCAGGAAGATCATGCGCAGGGCCCTATCCTTCCGGAGATTGCCCGTATCCTGCCGGAGGCTTATGAGGCACGCATCAAGCGGCCCGGTGTCGTGAATGCCTGGGCGTATCCCGCCTTCAAGGCGGCCGTGGAAGCTACCGGCAGAAAGAACCTCATCATGGCAGGCGTCACCACAGACATCTGCCTGATATTCCCGGCGATCGATGCCGCGACGGATGGCTATGGCGTGCAGGCAGTGATCGATGCCTCCGGCTCGCCAAGCGACTTGTCCGAAGAGTTCGCAAGGCAGCGGATGCACGACGCCGGCGTCGTCCTGACCGCCACAAATACGTTGATTGCCGAGCTGGCGCAGGACTGGTCCACGCCGCATGGCCAGCAACTGATCGGCCTGCTCTTCAGCGATGTCTTTCCCGCCATCGGGGCTGGGATGAAGTAA
- a CDS encoding glycoside hydrolase family 27 protein, producing the protein MAQQASVAATSPMGWNSWNHFAERVTDADVRAAADALVASGMRDAGYIYVNIDDTWEGKRDADGVIHTNEKFPDMKALADYVHSKGLKLGIYSSPGPKTCAGYEGSLGHEAQDAKTYAEWGIDYLKYDQCSFGDVIKQEAGDDLSKAAAMQREAYEKMHKAIQSTGRPMVYSYCQYGLYAVWKWAPEAGGNLWRTTGDISDNWDRMTLIGFSQAGLEKYAGPGHWNDPDMLEVGNGGMKKSEYEVHMSLWAMLAAPLLAGNDLSKMSDETREILMNKDAIAIDQDKLGKQGSRIWAEGPLEIWSKDLSGGKHAIALFNRGESALSFESAQQTLSQFKALRFRNVWTHAEARFDGKNITIPSHGVMLLKEY; encoded by the coding sequence ATGGCGCAGCAGGCCTCCGTTGCAGCAACCTCGCCAATGGGCTGGAATAGCTGGAACCATTTTGCGGAGCGTGTGACCGATGCGGATGTGCGTGCCGCGGCAGACGCTCTGGTTGCATCCGGCATGCGCGATGCCGGCTATATCTACGTAAATATCGATGACACCTGGGAAGGCAAGCGCGACGCCGATGGCGTGATCCATACCAATGAGAAGTTCCCCGACATGAAAGCGCTCGCGGACTATGTCCATTCCAAGGGATTGAAGCTGGGCATCTATTCCTCGCCTGGGCCAAAGACCTGTGCCGGATATGAAGGCAGCCTGGGCCACGAGGCGCAGGATGCGAAGACCTATGCCGAGTGGGGCATCGACTATCTGAAGTATGACCAGTGCAGCTTCGGCGACGTCATTAAGCAGGAAGCAGGCGACGATCTGTCGAAAGCAGCAGCCATGCAGCGCGAAGCCTACGAGAAAATGCACAAGGCGATCCAATCGACAGGCAGGCCAATGGTCTACAGCTACTGCCAGTATGGTCTGTATGCGGTTTGGAAGTGGGCTCCGGAGGCAGGAGGCAATCTCTGGCGGACGACTGGAGACATCAGTGACAACTGGGACCGCATGACGTTGATCGGCTTCTCGCAGGCAGGTCTGGAGAAGTATGCAGGGCCGGGTCATTGGAACGACCCCGACATGCTGGAGGTCGGTAACGGCGGCATGAAGAAGTCAGAGTACGAGGTGCACATGAGCCTGTGGGCCATGCTCGCCGCGCCTCTGCTGGCAGGCAACGACCTGAGCAAGATGTCGGATGAGACCAGGGAGATCCTGATGAATAAGGACGCAATCGCCATCGATCAGGACAAGCTCGGCAAACAGGGAAGCCGCATCTGGGCGGAGGGTCCGCTCGAGATCTGGAGCAAAGACCTGAGCGGAGGCAAGCACGCCATCGCGCTCTTCAACCGTGGCGAATCGGCACTCTCGTTTGAGTCCGCACAGCAGACACTCTCACAGTTCAAGGCTCTGCGCTTCCGTAATGTGTGGACGCACGCTGAGGCACGGTTCGACGGGAAGAACATTACGATTCCATCCCATGGCGTCATGCTGCTGAAGGAGTATTGA
- a CDS encoding DUF899 family protein, which yields MVHDPRLTPATELAAKNQMHFPNESQEYRRARNALLAEEIDLRRNIERVAELRRALPLGGRIPEDYTFQGPNGQVHFSQLFGDKDTLVKRTVAR from the coding sequence ATGGTCCACGATCCTCGCCTCACTCCCGCAACAGAGCTTGCGGCAAAGAACCAAATGCACTTTCCCAACGAAAGCCAGGAATATCGCCGGGCCCGTAATGCACTCCTCGCTGAGGAGATTGACCTTCGGCGCAACATCGAACGGGTTGCTGAGCTCCGCCGCGCTCTGCCCCTCGGAGGCAGGATTCCGGAAGACTATACCTTCCAGGGGCCGAACGGCCAGGTGCATTTCTCACAGCTCTTCGGCGATAAAGACACCCTGGTTAAGCGAACCGTTGCGCGTTAG